The following are from one region of the Thermoproteus uzoniensis 768-20 genome:
- a CDS encoding DUF1122 family protein has protein sequence MPAEAPAGLHLLFLRGRFRDEVNVEIYDSSGPLAAVKLFVGRPPHYAPWAEVFNVAGRLYGSPAELEIYRWVYSALPPDSNLYVEYFEDVQTRAQLSRGVPPAETRLGAVLLRAGFLAVSDMYFPEGGREGGQKIRAVRL, from the coding sequence GTGCCGGCGGAGGCGCCCGCCGGACTCCACCTCCTCTTCCTTAGAGGCAGATTTCGCGACGAGGTGAACGTGGAGATCTACGACTCGTCGGGCCCCCTCGCCGCGGTCAAGCTCTTCGTGGGCAGGCCGCCCCACTATGCGCCTTGGGCCGAGGTCTTCAATGTAGCGGGCCGGCTCTACGGCTCCCCCGCGGAGCTCGAGATATACAGATGGGTCTATTCGGCGTTGCCGCCCGACTCAAACCTCTACGTGGAATATTTCGAGGATGTCCAGACCCGGGCGCAGCTGTCCCGCGGCGTGCCTCCGGCCGAGACCAGGCTGGGCGCCGTCCTCTTGAGGGCCGGCTTCCTGGCAGTCTCCGACATGTACTTCCCCGAGGGCGGCAGAGAGGGCGGGCAGAAGATAAGGGCTGTCAGGCTCTGA
- a CDS encoding aldo/keto reductase: MERKCFKAVGCVSALGIGTSGLGGDLWRADTSKDERHLAVLANALANGIWVVDTSEIYGGGHAEELVGKALSTFAKEDRDKVVVVTKFWPDNAEKIVLAAKASARRLGTYIDIYMPHGPLPDICKAVKAFEELVDRGVIRFWGLSNVDARKIEEARSCAKRHDIAAVENVYNYINRLDEHEALPYAQREGILYLAASPLARGAVVENYRIRRIAERLGKTPVQVALRWLMDKPAVVPIPRTTRPEGVLEFAGAYGWRLPDEYAKELEVR, from the coding sequence ATGGAGAGGAAGTGTTTCAAGGCTGTGGGCTGCGTATCGGCGTTGGGCATAGGGACTTCCGGCCTCGGCGGCGATCTCTGGCGGGCCGACACTTCTAAGGACGAGCGGCACCTCGCCGTCCTCGCCAACGCGTTGGCCAACGGCATATGGGTCGTGGACACCTCCGAGATATACGGAGGGGGCCACGCCGAGGAGCTCGTGGGCAAGGCCCTATCGACCTTCGCCAAGGAGGATAGGGACAAGGTGGTAGTGGTCACCAAGTTCTGGCCGGACAACGCCGAGAAGATAGTCCTGGCGGCTAAGGCGAGCGCCAGGAGGCTGGGGACCTACATCGACATATACATGCCCCACGGCCCACTCCCCGACATATGCAAAGCCGTGAAGGCCTTCGAGGAGCTGGTGGACAGAGGCGTCATAAGGTTCTGGGGCCTCAGCAACGTCGACGCGCGCAAGATAGAGGAGGCGAGGAGCTGCGCCAAGAGGCACGACATAGCGGCGGTGGAAAACGTCTACAACTACATCAACAGGCTCGACGAGCACGAGGCACTGCCGTACGCCCAGCGCGAGGGCATACTCTATCTGGCCGCCAGCCCTCTGGCGAGGGGGGCCGTAGTGGAGAACTACAGAATTAGGCGCATCGCCGAGAGGCTGGGCAAGACGCCGGTCCAAGTGGCGTTGCGCTGGCTCATGGACAAGCCCGCCGTGGTGCCCATACCGAGGACCACAAGGCCCGAGGGCGTCCTCGAATTCGCCGGCGCCTACGGCTGGAGGCTCCCCGACGAATACGCCAAGGAGCTCGAGGTCCGCTGA
- a CDS encoding nitrate reductase molybdenum cofactor assembly chaperone — protein MYGDSRKRGPALAKLLSIYSSRGFKPPPDELPDYLPTMLRFVAERGPHPAVARLAAKAAERIAKALRSEGNPYAPLMEAVAELLRQ, from the coding sequence ATATACGGCGACAGCCGCAAGAGGGGGCCCGCCCTAGCCAAGCTCCTGTCCATATACTCCTCCAGGGGCTTCAAGCCCCCGCCGGACGAGTTGCCCGACTATCTGCCCACTATGTTGAGGTTCGTGGCAGAACGCGGGCCGCATCCAGCGGTGGCGAGGCTGGCCGCCAAGGCGGCCGAGAGGATAGCGAAGGCGTTGAGGAGCGAGGGCAACCCGTACGCTCCCCTAATGGAGGCCGTCGCCGAGTTGCTGAGGCAGTAA
- a CDS encoding YbjQ family protein, with protein MAIREGDVIVVTTPYVPGYRIVKVLGLALGITVRSRGLGGRLIAGLRSLVGGEIDEFTELAEQARRQAIERMVAHAKELGANAVVSFRLDSNEISEYMDEIIAYGTAVVVEPDQGQVRISVE; from the coding sequence ATGGCGATTAGGGAGGGCGACGTGATAGTCGTGACTACCCCCTACGTTCCCGGCTACAGGATCGTCAAGGTGTTGGGGCTTGCCCTAGGCATAACGGTGAGGTCGAGGGGGCTCGGCGGCAGGCTAATCGCTGGTCTGAGGTCGCTGGTGGGCGGCGAGATAGACGAGTTCACGGAGCTGGCGGAGCAGGCGAGGAGGCAGGCCATAGAGAGGATGGTGGCCCACGCCAAAGAGCTGGGGGCCAACGCGGTGGTCAGTTTTAGGCTGGACAGCAACGAGATCAGCGAATATATGGACGAGATAATAGCATACGGCACCGCCGTGGTGGTGGAGCCCGACCAAGGCCAGGTGAGGATATCGGTGGAGTGA
- a CDS encoding CoA-binding protein, whose protein sequence is MDVRDVFKLRTIAVVGASRDPSKWAYVVPLYLKRAGYRIVPINPTASEILGEKTYRSILEVPEPIDVVQVFRPSEEVPKIAEEAIKRRRERGDVKVVWLQLGIRASPGVREALEAEGIALFENMCMMETHAELFGLKPLEPGEV, encoded by the coding sequence ATGGACGTTAGAGATGTGTTCAAACTGAGGACGATCGCCGTTGTGGGGGCCTCCCGCGACCCGTCAAAATGGGCCTACGTAGTCCCTCTCTACCTCAAACGGGCCGGCTACAGGATAGTCCCCATAAACCCCACCGCGAGCGAGATACTGGGCGAGAAGACGTACCGCTCCATACTCGAAGTGCCGGAGCCCATAGACGTGGTGCAGGTCTTCCGGCCGTCGGAGGAGGTGCCCAAAATAGCGGAAGAGGCCATAAAGAGGAGGCGGGAGAGGGGCGACGTCAAGGTGGTCTGGCTACAGCTGGGCATAAGGGCGTCGCCCGGCGTGAGGGAGGCGTTGGAGGCCGAGGGGATCGCCTTGTTCGAGAACATGTGCATGATGGAGACGCACGCCGAGCTCTTCGGCTTGAAGCCTCTGGAGCCGGGGGAGGTATGA
- a CDS encoding ATP cone domain-containing protein: protein MVKVIKRDGREEEFVPEKIVVSVLKTGAPLDVARRIARKVECAVSDSETITAKDIAKIILTELKKANEEWYRNWIIFDKAVKRRHTDKELQV from the coding sequence ATGGTTAAAGTCATCAAGAGGGATGGGAGGGAGGAGGAGTTCGTCCCCGAGAAGATAGTGGTCAGCGTGTTGAAGACCGGCGCGCCTCTGGACGTGGCCAGGAGGATAGCTAGGAAGGTGGAGTGCGCGGTTTCCGACAGCGAGACTATCACGGCCAAGGACATAGCCAAGATAATCTTGACGGAGCTCAAGAAGGCCAACGAGGAGTGGTACCGCAACTGGATTATATTCGACAAGGCCGTAAAACGCAGACATACCGATAAAGAACTACAAGTATAA